The Corynebacterium poyangense genome includes a window with the following:
- a CDS encoding 1-acyl-sn-glycerol-3-phosphate acyltransferase produces the protein MPKDVLYRGIVESCYRIIGFQGTQLRVSGEGNIPAHGGAVLVLNHTGYLDFVFGGLAPRTKGRLVRYMSKSAIFRNPMVGWLMRSMGHISVDRIDGQDSFQKAVDYARRGELVGIFPEGTISRSFEIKPMRSGAVRIAQEAGVPIVPMVLFGSQRFWTKGHRRHLGRNHFPLLIRVLEPWTPDPQGDPQELTEQLRATMQECLNGLWADYQREFGDFPAGANWVPARFGGSAPTVEEAQRADKVVEDERHRVRRLSEDLSGLGDKVQELSRNVVSGAYNAYGQAREKLSSSVSSSDSEESRLSNLLLWVKSSLDELAQEGGTGVKEGAERISGATEQLRRDATALYAQLAASGWEKYDGSRLEEALTNLAAQTRQILDRLPHRPHQRLSGLPQVVCLDVAGTLCDDQGQISDASRDMVREFVEHGVRIVLTTESGIEEVRDAAGQLGVSALGVAANGAVRYDVDKAEVLETISVTPQLVAATRAALTRISAASSLRPLHDPKGQTLLLRVSSPDLEPRNLAEQLEQELDTQAVVTYTAEEVQVGAPGADKAAAVGRFIADLGFDAGATMAVGDSYSDAALLRAVEIGVAMGSAPSEVIRSADWTTADVAGDGVAEVLRSVFEDAIKDQENTDSA, from the coding sequence ATGCCGAAAGACGTGCTCTACCGCGGGATCGTGGAAAGCTGCTACCGAATCATCGGGTTTCAGGGGACCCAGCTTCGGGTATCAGGAGAAGGAAATATCCCCGCCCACGGTGGGGCTGTTTTGGTGCTAAATCACACCGGCTACCTCGATTTTGTGTTCGGTGGTTTAGCTCCGCGGACCAAGGGGCGACTGGTCCGCTATATGAGTAAATCCGCCATTTTCCGTAACCCCATGGTGGGGTGGTTAATGCGTTCCATGGGGCATATTTCGGTAGATCGCATTGATGGTCAAGATTCTTTCCAAAAGGCAGTAGATTATGCCCGACGCGGCGAGCTCGTCGGGATTTTCCCAGAGGGAACAATTTCCCGAAGTTTTGAGATTAAACCCATGCGTTCTGGTGCGGTGCGAATAGCTCAAGAAGCTGGTGTACCTATTGTCCCTATGGTGTTATTCGGTTCGCAACGGTTTTGGACTAAGGGGCATCGTCGCCACTTGGGTCGGAATCACTTTCCCCTGCTAATCCGGGTGCTAGAACCCTGGACTCCAGATCCACAGGGGGATCCTCAAGAGCTTACTGAGCAGCTTCGGGCCACCATGCAAGAGTGTCTGAACGGACTATGGGCGGATTACCAACGTGAGTTTGGAGATTTCCCGGCTGGTGCGAATTGGGTTCCGGCACGTTTTGGGGGAAGTGCTCCTACTGTGGAAGAAGCCCAGCGGGCAGATAAGGTCGTTGAAGATGAGCGTCACCGGGTGCGACGTTTATCCGAGGATCTTTCAGGTTTAGGGGATAAGGTTCAGGAGCTTTCCCGCAATGTCGTTTCAGGAGCCTATAACGCTTATGGCCAAGCCCGAGAGAAGCTGAGTTCCTCGGTATCTTCCTCAGATTCGGAAGAATCTCGGCTGTCGAATTTGTTGTTGTGGGTGAAATCGAGTCTGGATGAACTGGCCCAGGAAGGCGGGACCGGAGTCAAAGAGGGGGCGGAGCGGATTTCGGGCGCTACCGAACAGTTGCGCCGCGATGCCACGGCTCTCTATGCCCAGCTAGCAGCATCTGGCTGGGAAAAATACGATGGGTCACGTTTGGAAGAGGCGTTGACTAACCTGGCGGCACAGACGCGACAAATTCTCGATCGTCTCCCGCACCGACCCCACCAGCGGCTTTCCGGTTTGCCGCAGGTGGTGTGTTTAGATGTGGCCGGGACGCTCTGCGATGACCAAGGTCAGATCAGTGACGCCAGCCGAGATATGGTTCGCGAATTTGTAGAACACGGGGTGCGGATAGTGCTGACCACTGAATCGGGTATTGAGGAGGTGCGCGACGCCGCCGGGCAGTTAGGGGTAAGCGCTTTGGGAGTAGCCGCCAATGGTGCCGTGCGCTATGACGTAGATAAAGCTGAGGTCCTAGAGACTATCTCGGTCACTCCCCAGCTTGTGGCAGCAACTCGGGCTGCGTTGACGAGGATCTCGGCAGCTTCTTCGCTTCGTCCTCTTCATGATCCAAAAGGTCAGACATTGCTTCTGCGGGTTTCCTCTCCCGACCTTGAACCGCGTAACCTCGCTGAGCAATTAGAACAGGAATTAGACACCCAAGCAGTAGTGACCTATACCGCTGAGGAAGTCCAGGTGGGGGCGCCGGGGGCTGATAAAGCTGCTGCCGTGGGGCGTTTTATCGCGGACCTGGGGTTTGATGCAGGTGCCACGATGGCGGTCGGGGATTCATACTCGGATGCAGCTTTGTTGCGCGCAGTAGAAATCGGCGTGGCCATGGGAAGTGCCCCGTCAGAGGTGATTCGCTCGGCGGATTGGACCACCGCTGATGTAGCCGGGGATGGGGTGGCTGAGGTGCTGCGTTCAGTGTTCGAGGATGCTATCAAAGACCAGGAGAATACCGATTCTGCCTAG
- a CDS encoding alpha/beta hydrolase has protein sequence MSRFSRFSAVLLAGALVLTPACASGMAYAGDAPGYAAAPSARPEVQVHEGYFTSTDGKGTQIYWKSQQVPNAKATVVVVHGAAEHSGRYDHVADRLLDAGYNVYRLDHRGHGKSAAPVMNNPVARGHIDDFHYLVDDVHQLVEKAKAENPGKTFMLGHSMGAEAAEFHGIKYPGTIDGYVTNGFGAPFNLSGSLERGQTITPDAITDTQRKLWPSLSEALPLDQMTTFNARLAAEAIPGRTDLRLPSPEGTDLIQPPNIFTNGVASDPAVASQYQTDPLVNKTVSLGMSQQLTFGAVYDAINADLFTAPTLIMHGDRDGLVPDYFSNDWYSAISSTDKQLIKWHGQMHEVFNEPAGDQAMDTVIQWLDARL, from the coding sequence ATGTCTCGCTTCTCCCGCTTTAGCGCGGTTCTCCTAGCTGGAGCGCTTGTCCTTACCCCTGCGTGCGCAAGCGGTATGGCCTACGCCGGTGACGCTCCTGGCTATGCTGCTGCTCCTAGTGCTCGCCCAGAGGTGCAGGTCCACGAAGGCTATTTCACCTCCACCGACGGTAAAGGCACCCAGATCTATTGGAAGTCCCAGCAAGTCCCCAACGCCAAAGCCACTGTGGTGGTGGTTCATGGCGCGGCGGAGCACTCGGGACGCTATGACCATGTCGCGGACCGTCTTCTGGACGCCGGGTATAACGTTTATCGTTTAGATCACCGCGGACATGGAAAATCTGCAGCGCCGGTGATGAATAATCCGGTGGCCCGTGGCCACATTGATGATTTCCACTACTTAGTCGATGACGTTCACCAGTTGGTGGAAAAGGCTAAGGCGGAAAACCCAGGTAAGACCTTTATGCTGGGGCACTCGATGGGGGCGGAGGCTGCTGAGTTCCACGGGATTAAGTATCCAGGAACCATTGATGGGTATGTGACTAATGGCTTCGGTGCTCCCTTTAATCTCTCTGGGTCCTTAGAGCGTGGGCAAACCATCACTCCCGATGCCATTACAGATACGCAGCGTAAGTTGTGGCCAAGTTTGTCTGAGGCTTTGCCATTAGACCAGATGACCACCTTTAATGCACGGCTAGCGGCGGAGGCTATTCCGGGACGCACGGATCTGCGTCTGCCCTCTCCGGAAGGTACTGATCTGATTCAGCCCCCCAACATCTTTACCAACGGGGTTGCCTCTGATCCGGCGGTAGCTTCCCAGTATCAGACCGATCCCCTGGTGAATAAGACGGTGTCGTTGGGGATGTCTCAGCAGCTAACTTTTGGTGCGGTTTATGATGCCATCAATGCAGATCTTTTCACCGCTCCTACGCTGATCATGCACGGTGACCGCGATGGTCTGGTGCCGGATTACTTCTCTAATGACTGGTATTCCGCTATTTCTTCCACAGACAAGCAACTCATTAAGTGGCATGGGCAGATGCACGAGGTCTTCAATGAACCGGCCGGTGATCAGGCCATGGACACGGTTATCCAGTGGTTGGATGCTCGCCTCTAA
- the serS gene encoding serine--tRNA ligase: protein MIDLKFLRENPDVVRESQRTRGEDPGLVDELLAADSARREAIKSADELRAEQKSLGKKIGQASPEDRPALLQGSQDLKNRVKAAEEAQKNAEEQVNSLQMRLSNVVEGAPAGGEDDFVVLEHVGHPTEFDFEPKDHLELGESLGLIDMKRGTKVGGARFYYLTGAGALLQLGMLTLAAQKATAAGFQLMIPPVLVRPEIMSGTGFLGDHAEEIYYLERDDLYLVGTSEVALAGYHKDEIIDLSQGPLKYAGWSSCFRREAGSYGKDTRGILRVHQFDKLEMFVYCAPEDAQAQHQALLDMERDMLAAVEVPYRIIDVAGGDLGASAARKFDTEAWIPTQNTYRELTSTSNCTTFQGRRLQTRYRDAQGKPQTVATLNGTLATTRWLVAILENNQQADGSVIVPEALRPFVGQDILKPKK, encoded by the coding sequence GTGATTGATCTGAAGTTTCTCCGCGAAAACCCTGATGTTGTCCGTGAATCCCAGCGCACTCGTGGCGAAGATCCCGGGTTAGTTGATGAGCTCTTAGCTGCCGATAGTGCCCGTCGGGAGGCCATTAAAAGCGCCGATGAGTTGCGTGCTGAGCAAAAGTCTTTAGGGAAGAAAATTGGGCAGGCTTCCCCGGAGGACCGGCCAGCGTTATTGCAAGGCTCGCAGGATTTGAAGAACCGGGTAAAGGCTGCTGAGGAAGCTCAAAAGAATGCTGAAGAGCAGGTTAATTCCTTGCAGATGCGGCTTTCTAATGTGGTCGAAGGTGCTCCGGCTGGAGGCGAAGATGACTTTGTAGTGTTAGAGCATGTTGGCCACCCAACCGAGTTTGATTTCGAACCCAAAGATCACCTTGAGCTGGGGGAATCCTTAGGTCTTATTGATATGAAGCGAGGCACCAAAGTTGGCGGAGCCCGATTTTATTATCTGACCGGGGCGGGTGCCTTGTTGCAGTTAGGAATGTTAACCCTGGCGGCACAGAAAGCCACAGCCGCTGGTTTCCAGTTGATGATCCCCCCGGTTTTGGTGCGTCCGGAGATTATGTCTGGTACCGGATTCTTAGGGGATCATGCCGAAGAGATTTACTACCTGGAGCGCGATGACCTCTACCTGGTGGGGACGTCGGAAGTGGCCCTGGCCGGTTATCACAAGGACGAGATCATCGATCTTTCTCAAGGGCCACTGAAATATGCCGGTTGGTCTTCGTGTTTCCGCCGAGAAGCAGGCTCCTACGGCAAAGATACTCGGGGCATTTTGCGGGTTCATCAATTCGACAAACTGGAGATGTTTGTTTATTGCGCCCCGGAGGATGCTCAGGCGCAGCATCAAGCTTTGCTGGATATGGAGCGAGACATGCTCGCGGCAGTGGAAGTTCCTTATCGGATTATTGATGTTGCTGGTGGGGATCTCGGTGCCTCGGCCGCCCGGAAATTTGATACCGAGGCCTGGATACCTACCCAAAACACCTACCGGGAGCTAACCTCCACTTCCAATTGCACTACGTTCCAGGGGCGTCGCCTCCAAACTCGTTATCGTGACGCTCAAGGTAAACCGCAGACGGTGGCTACGTTGAACGGAACATTAGCTACGACGCGTTGGTTGGTCGCCATTTTGGAAAATAATCAGCAGGCTGATGGCTCGGTGATTGTTCCGGAGGCGCTTCGTCCTTTTGTGGGACAGGACATACTGAAACCTAAAAAGTAA
- a CDS encoding septum formation family protein — translation MTTHASWRSAAAIRTFLVASLAGIVAAGSYTFFSEDAASLATHHATGDSSTPFTTADTGSCLTWDIGRDGQVSGFEQANCQGKHRFEVASREDLAAYPSSEFGEGAAMPSLERQAQLREELCRAPALRYVQGKLDPTGRYSIAPILPPAEAWAHGDRTMLCGFQSTDDQGNAQLTTGKIVDQDQARVAQPGECLIIDEHQTLKKVDCAQDHNLETTSIVNVQQKFPDHVPTVEEQDDYLKGVCTQAGMDYLGGDDPLYASTLQPYWTPLSEESWNGGSHSVNCALATGGKNGFAVLRGSAKGQFTIDGNPPAPQPERPPRPSETP, via the coding sequence ATGACTACGCACGCTTCCTGGCGCAGCGCCGCCGCAATCCGAACATTCCTGGTCGCTTCCCTGGCAGGGATCGTCGCCGCTGGCTCCTACACGTTCTTCAGTGAGGATGCCGCCAGCCTTGCCACTCATCACGCCACCGGCGATAGCTCCACCCCGTTTACCACCGCCGATACTGGCTCCTGCCTCACCTGGGATATTGGGCGCGACGGCCAGGTCAGCGGTTTTGAACAGGCCAATTGTCAAGGCAAACATCGCTTTGAGGTTGCCAGTAGAGAGGATCTGGCTGCCTATCCGAGCAGCGAATTTGGGGAGGGTGCTGCGATGCCTAGCTTAGAGCGCCAAGCTCAACTCCGCGAGGAGTTATGCCGAGCCCCGGCCCTGCGCTATGTTCAAGGCAAACTAGACCCCACGGGTCGCTATTCAATCGCGCCGATTTTGCCTCCAGCAGAAGCCTGGGCACACGGTGACCGCACCATGTTGTGTGGATTCCAATCAACAGATGATCAGGGGAACGCCCAGCTCACCACCGGAAAAATAGTGGATCAAGACCAAGCACGAGTGGCGCAACCAGGCGAGTGCCTCATTATTGATGAGCACCAGACTCTGAAGAAAGTGGATTGCGCACAAGACCACAATCTGGAAACCACCTCAATTGTGAACGTCCAACAGAAATTCCCGGACCATGTCCCCACTGTTGAGGAACAAGATGACTACCTTAAAGGTGTCTGCACCCAGGCTGGAATGGATTATCTGGGAGGAGATGACCCGCTTTATGCTTCGACCTTGCAACCCTACTGGACACCGCTATCCGAAGAATCCTGGAATGGTGGTTCGCATAGCGTAAACTGTGCCTTGGCAACAGGGGGGAAGAATGGTTTTGCGGTACTCCGCGGCTCAGCCAAGGGGCAATTCACTATCGACGGTAATCCTCCCGCCCCGCAGCCAGAGCGTCCACCTCGCCCTAGCGAGACTCCTTAG
- the galE gene encoding UDP-glucose 4-epimerase GalE, translating to MKILITGGAGFIGSTIASCCLDHGITPVILDDFSTGLKVFAEPHPHYEGDIADKALLDQIFQDHPDISAVIHCAAKIVVPDSVKNPLDYYHNNVGKSITLLQKLQEHGVKHFLFSSSASFYDPEENLLVSETSAVNPHSPYAASKWILERILQDIAAAGIIDVISLRYFNPIGADPQLRTGLQIPRPSHALGKMIEAYHDGKEFTVTGVDWPTRDGSGLRDYIHVWDLARAHVLALAKFDDVMAQSDTSHYEVINLGTGQGTTVIELVEAFGEATGKKLPYRTADPRPGDVVGCATTTDKAREVLGWEAEHSIADGVRDSLAWSAKLPDVLAKESR from the coding sequence GTGAAAATTCTTATTACTGGTGGCGCCGGTTTTATCGGTTCCACAATTGCTTCTTGCTGCTTAGATCATGGAATTACCCCGGTTATCCTGGATGATTTCAGCACCGGTCTGAAGGTTTTTGCTGAACCTCATCCTCATTATGAAGGTGATATAGCAGATAAAGCGTTGTTGGATCAGATTTTCCAAGATCATCCGGATATTAGTGCTGTTATTCATTGCGCAGCGAAAATTGTCGTTCCGGATTCGGTAAAAAATCCTTTGGATTATTATCACAATAATGTTGGGAAATCCATAACTTTGCTCCAAAAACTCCAGGAGCACGGGGTGAAACATTTCCTGTTTAGTTCCTCGGCCTCGTTCTACGATCCAGAAGAAAATCTCCTGGTGTCTGAAACATCGGCAGTAAATCCACACAGCCCTTATGCGGCTTCCAAGTGGATCTTGGAGCGCATCCTTCAAGACATTGCTGCTGCCGGGATTATTGATGTGATTTCGCTGCGCTATTTCAACCCCATTGGGGCGGATCCGCAACTTCGCACCGGTTTGCAAATACCGCGCCCTTCTCATGCGCTCGGGAAAATGATCGAGGCCTATCACGACGGAAAGGAATTTACCGTTACCGGTGTTGATTGGCCGACGCGGGATGGATCTGGGTTACGGGATTATATCCACGTGTGGGATCTGGCCCGCGCTCACGTCCTGGCCTTAGCGAAGTTCGACGACGTCATGGCCCAGTCCGATACCTCCCATTACGAGGTGATAAATCTCGGCACCGGACAAGGCACCACAGTTATTGAATTGGTGGAGGCTTTTGGTGAGGCAACCGGCAAGAAACTTCCTTATCGAACAGCTGACCCTCGCCCCGGGGATGTGGTCGGTTGCGCTACGACAACCGACAAAGCCCGCGAGGTATTAGGTTGGGAAGCTGAACACAGCATTGCTGACGGAGTGCGGGATTCGCTCGCGTGGTCTGCGAAGCTCCCCGACGTTCTGGCTAAGGAGTCTCGCTAG
- a CDS encoding histidine phosphatase family protein: protein MSTGRIILMRHGETTSNVAQLLDTRPPGAWLTDRGQEQAREAGRVCAQDYPKLAAVYCSIAIRAGQTAMLLSAEYERLRGQRRGSLPVRSLAGVQEVDMGDWEMRGDDAAFQDYYHCLAGWLGGDPDARAPGGENYCDVLHRYRPALEQVRRRHGKDDVVIVSHGAATRVAAVHACGVDPDFAFENRLANCRRIILEPGENDFGQWRLVEWGV from the coding sequence ATGAGCACTGGCCGGATTATCCTGATGCGCCACGGAGAAACTACCAGTAACGTGGCTCAACTGCTGGATACCCGGCCACCCGGAGCATGGCTTACTGACCGTGGGCAGGAGCAGGCCCGTGAAGCTGGGCGGGTGTGCGCCCAGGATTATCCCAAGCTCGCCGCAGTGTATTGCTCCATCGCCATTAGGGCGGGTCAAACTGCGATGCTGTTAAGCGCGGAATATGAGCGGCTCCGGGGCCAGCGAAGAGGCAGTCTGCCAGTGCGTTCCCTAGCGGGGGTGCAGGAAGTGGACATGGGGGATTGGGAAATGCGCGGAGATGATGCCGCGTTCCAGGATTATTATCACTGTCTAGCTGGGTGGTTAGGTGGTGATCCGGACGCTCGCGCGCCGGGTGGGGAAAATTATTGCGATGTTCTTCACCGCTATCGGCCAGCCTTGGAGCAGGTGCGTCGTCGGCATGGCAAAGACGATGTGGTGATCGTCAGCCACGGCGCGGCGACGCGAGTTGCGGCAGTTCACGCCTGTGGCGTTGACCCTGATTTCGCTTTTGAGAATCGACTGGCTAATTGCCGTCGCATTATTTTAGAACCGGGAGAAAATGATTTCGGCCAGTGGCGTCTCGTGGAGTGGGGAGTGTAG
- the pheA gene encoding prephenate dehydratase, which produces MTVIAYLGPAGTFTEQALHRFVGDLQMSDVRSLPLPSPAAAIDAVRSGEADFACVAIENSVDGPVTPTFDALSSGAGVNIYREVDLDISFGIMVRPGTKLEDISTLATHPVAHQQVKGWITRHIPQALFLPASSNAAAAVEVAEGRADAAAAPEPAAAMHGLELVAKRVADHRGARTRFALVGPKHQPPEPTGNDRTAIIFSLPNEPGSLVGALQEFAFRGVDMARIESRPTREKLGTYLFHVTLVGHIADSAVAEALRALYLRCKDLHFLGSWPAVPDDAASPRTTVDVSAADRWVHAARTGED; this is translated from the coding sequence ATGACAGTCATCGCGTATCTGGGACCGGCAGGCACATTTACCGAGCAAGCTCTGCATAGGTTTGTTGGTGATCTTCAGATGTCCGACGTCCGTAGCTTGCCGCTCCCGAGCCCGGCTGCTGCTATTGATGCGGTTCGGTCCGGGGAGGCGGATTTTGCCTGCGTGGCCATTGAAAATTCCGTCGATGGCCCGGTAACTCCTACCTTTGATGCCTTAAGCTCTGGTGCTGGGGTCAATATCTACCGGGAGGTGGATTTAGACATCTCCTTCGGCATTATGGTTCGGCCCGGGACCAAGCTGGAGGATATTAGCACCCTAGCGACGCATCCGGTGGCTCATCAGCAGGTCAAAGGTTGGATAACTCGGCATATTCCGCAAGCGCTGTTCCTTCCGGCCAGTTCCAATGCTGCGGCGGCTGTTGAGGTAGCAGAGGGCCGCGCTGATGCGGCGGCAGCTCCCGAGCCTGCTGCAGCTATGCATGGTTTGGAATTGGTGGCTAAGCGAGTGGCAGATCATCGTGGTGCACGGACTCGTTTTGCGCTCGTCGGACCTAAACATCAACCTCCCGAGCCCACTGGCAATGATCGAACTGCCATCATTTTTAGTCTGCCTAACGAGCCCGGTAGCTTAGTAGGGGCGTTGCAGGAATTTGCGTTCCGGGGGGTGGATATGGCCCGGATTGAGTCGCGTCCCACCAGGGAAAAACTTGGGACCTATCTCTTCCATGTCACTTTAGTAGGGCATATTGCGGATTCGGCGGTGGCTGAAGCTCTGCGCGCACTGTATCTTAGGTGTAAAGACCTGCACTTTTTAGGATCGTGGCCGGCGGTCCCGGATGACGCTGCTTCTCCCCGTACCACGGTGGATGTGTCGGCAGCAGACCGCTGGGTGCACGCAGCTCGAACGGGAGAGGACTAA
- a CDS encoding amidase gives MPCARDAVEEFIAALAALEPQEHGFSYIAADQARWRADYLDALPASRRGPLHGLLIPIKDLSDVAGMPTTLGSAERSYQAQRTNPLVERLEAAGAIIPGKSVAAELGMTGYTEPVGQPTPDNPLLAGCTPGGSSGGAAVAVARGLVPVAHGSDGGGSLRIPAAACGLSTIKPERRHPGAGLATAGFLGTDLRFLAALSGIRQDPRRLKVGLMLTPLWTPDAPVSAPARTAVTYAAHQLANKGHEIVEIPYLAGVNVPQLFHAFRTIFSTSLQQVPRTPQESAIVSWLRECGRKAGENHRRETLELLHAVSGPQGSIAQALEVDLLLSPMLTYPPPPHHHFSDRDPEENFWEQTRWSPWASLFNLTGMSAIYQPWGATPGVGVHLGAIRCRPGAVYHAALELEEYAHDWDA, from the coding sequence ATGCCTTGTGCCCGCGATGCCGTCGAGGAGTTTATAGCCGCTCTCGCCGCCCTAGAACCGCAAGAACATGGTTTCAGTTATATCGCTGCGGATCAGGCGCGTTGGCGAGCCGACTATTTAGACGCCCTACCAGCCTCACGCCGCGGCCCGCTTCACGGATTGCTCATCCCCATCAAAGACTTAAGCGACGTTGCCGGAATGCCCACCACCCTAGGCTCAGCTGAGCGCAGCTATCAAGCTCAACGCACAAATCCTTTAGTGGAACGTTTAGAAGCAGCCGGGGCGATCATCCCCGGGAAGAGCGTCGCCGCAGAACTGGGCATGACTGGATACACCGAACCAGTAGGTCAACCTACCCCTGATAATCCGTTGCTAGCTGGCTGTACTCCTGGAGGGTCCTCCGGGGGCGCAGCGGTAGCGGTAGCACGCGGATTAGTGCCCGTAGCACACGGTTCTGATGGCGGCGGATCCCTCAGGATTCCGGCTGCTGCCTGCGGGCTAAGCACCATCAAACCAGAACGGCGCCACCCAGGGGCCGGATTAGCAACGGCCGGATTCCTAGGCACCGATCTGCGTTTCTTGGCCGCTCTCTCCGGGATCCGCCAAGACCCCCGGCGGTTAAAAGTTGGCCTCATGCTTACCCCTCTGTGGACACCCGACGCCCCTGTGTCCGCACCAGCCCGAACTGCCGTCACCTACGCCGCTCACCAGCTAGCTAATAAGGGACACGAGATAGTAGAAATCCCCTACCTTGCCGGGGTCAACGTCCCACAACTATTCCACGCTTTCCGCACTATTTTCTCCACCTCTCTCCAGCAAGTTCCCCGCACCCCTCAAGAAAGCGCCATCGTGAGCTGGCTAAGGGAATGCGGCCGGAAAGCGGGGGAAAATCACAGGCGCGAAACTCTAGAACTCCTCCACGCTGTTTCCGGCCCGCAGGGCAGCATTGCCCAGGCCTTAGAGGTGGATCTTCTCCTCAGCCCCATGCTCACCTATCCTCCCCCTCCGCACCACCATTTTTCAGACCGCGACCCGGAAGAAAATTTCTGGGAACAAACCCGTTGGTCCCCGTGGGCATCTCTGTTCAACCTCACCGGCATGTCAGCTATTTATCAGCCGTGGGGTGCTACCCCAGGGGTCGGTGTCCATCTTGGTGCTATTCGTTGTCGACCCGGCGCCGTTTACCACGCCGCTCTCGAACTAGAGGAGTATGCGCATGACTGGGACGCCTAG
- a CDS encoding CPBP family intramembrane glutamic endopeptidase: protein MRMTGTPSRLRWEILIVLGISFGMSGLRAALRLIDALLSPTPLNQQQVTLNAAQSQLPWLDFSLQLCSASVLLGWAGLALYLLKLDGITARSWQRRDILSGMALAAVIGIPGLLFYISSVRLGLSREVIPAGFDYPLLQIPSSLVWAAANAVSEEIIVVFWLSTRLGQLGWKSASTLAACSVLRGSYHLYQGISAGCGNIIMGLVFGYVYHRTGRIWPLVIAHFLIDAIAFVGYNAIGGLPI, encoded by the coding sequence ATGCGCATGACTGGGACGCCTAGCCGCCTACGCTGGGAAATCCTCATCGTTCTAGGGATTAGCTTTGGAATGTCCGGGCTACGCGCCGCCCTGCGGCTTATTGACGCCCTGCTTAGCCCCACCCCGCTCAACCAACAACAAGTCACCCTGAATGCCGCCCAATCTCAACTGCCCTGGTTAGACTTCAGTTTACAGCTGTGTTCAGCTTCGGTCTTGCTGGGCTGGGCTGGACTAGCACTCTACTTATTAAAGCTCGACGGCATCACGGCCCGCTCCTGGCAACGTCGAGACATCCTGAGCGGAATGGCACTAGCTGCAGTCATTGGTATCCCAGGGCTGCTGTTTTATATTTCCAGCGTGCGGCTTGGGCTCAGCCGAGAAGTCATTCCTGCAGGATTCGATTATCCGCTCCTACAAATACCTAGTTCCCTGGTCTGGGCTGCAGCCAATGCGGTGAGCGAAGAAATCATCGTGGTGTTCTGGCTTTCCACCCGGTTAGGCCAATTGGGCTGGAAAAGTGCCTCAACCCTTGCCGCCTGCTCGGTGCTTCGCGGAAGTTATCACCTATATCAAGGAATCTCCGCCGGGTGCGGAAATATCATCATGGGCCTTGTCTTTGGCTACGTATATCACCGCACCGGACGAATTTGGCCGCTAGTGATAGCCCATT